Proteins from one Flavobacterium sp. N2038 genomic window:
- the rocD gene encoding ornithine--oxo-acid transaminase, whose protein sequence is MANTKEILSSKSEVLIEKENKYGAHNYHPLPVVLERGEGVYVWDVDGKKYYDFLSAYSAVNQGHCHPKIVKAMVDQAQKLTLTSRAFYNDKLGNYEEFVTNYFGFDKVLPMNTGAEAVETALKVCRKWAYEVKGIPENLAQIIVCENNFHGRTTTIISFSNDETARKNFGPFTDGFIKIEYDNLTALENALESSKNIAGFLVEPIQGEAGVYVPSEGYLAKAKALCEKHNVLFIADEVQTGIARTGKLLAVHHENVQPDILILGKAISGGVYPVSAVLCNDEIMNVIKPGQHGSTFGGNPVAAAVAIAALEVIKEENLAENAERLGIILRKGLNEIAERNDLITLVRGKGLLNAIVINCGEDSDLAWEICLKFRDNGLLAKPTHGNKIRLAPPLVMTEAQIKECLEIIEKSLNDFRD, encoded by the coding sequence ATGGCAAATACTAAAGAAATACTTTCATCAAAATCGGAAGTTTTGATAGAAAAAGAGAACAAATACGGAGCTCATAATTATCATCCGCTTCCTGTGGTTTTAGAAAGAGGTGAAGGTGTTTATGTTTGGGATGTTGACGGAAAAAAATATTATGATTTCTTGTCTGCTTATTCTGCAGTAAATCAGGGGCATTGTCATCCAAAAATTGTAAAAGCAATGGTTGATCAGGCTCAAAAATTAACTTTGACTTCTCGTGCTTTTTACAACGATAAATTAGGAAACTACGAAGAATTTGTGACCAATTATTTTGGTTTTGATAAAGTACTTCCAATGAATACAGGAGCCGAGGCTGTAGAAACTGCCTTGAAAGTTTGTAGAAAATGGGCGTACGAAGTAAAAGGTATTCCGGAAAATCTGGCGCAGATTATTGTATGCGAGAATAATTTTCACGGAAGAACTACAACTATTATTTCTTTCTCGAATGATGAAACCGCACGTAAAAACTTCGGACCTTTTACAGACGGATTTATAAAAATTGAATATGATAATCTTACAGCGCTGGAAAACGCTTTAGAATCATCAAAAAATATTGCAGGATTTTTAGTAGAGCCAATTCAGGGTGAAGCTGGAGTTTATGTGCCATCAGAAGGATATTTAGCAAAAGCGAAAGCACTGTGTGAAAAGCATAATGTTTTGTTTATTGCTGATGAAGTTCAGACAGGAATTGCACGTACAGGAAAATTACTGGCAGTGCATCACGAAAATGTTCAGCCTGATATTTTAATTTTAGGGAAAGCAATTTCTGGCGGAGTTTATCCGGTTTCTGCTGTTTTATGCAATGATGAAATCATGAATGTGATTAAACCGGGACAACACGGTTCTACTTTTGGAGGAAACCCTGTAGCCGCGGCAGTTGCTATAGCGGCTTTAGAAGTTATAAAAGAGGAAAATCTTGCTGAAAATGCAGAACGTCTGGGAATCATTTTAAGAAAAGGATTAAATGAAATCGCTGAGCGAAATGACCTTATTACTTTAGTTCGCGGAAAAGGTTTACTAAATGCAATTGTAATTAATTGTGGAGAAGATTCTGATTTGGCCTGGGAAATCTGTTTAAAATTCAGAGACAACGGATTACTGGCAAAACCAACTCACGGAAATAAAATTAGATTGGCTCCGCCATTGGTAATGACAGAGGCTCAAATAAAAGAATGTCTTGAAATTATTGAAAAGTCATTGAACGATTTTAGAGATTAA